One segment of Sulfobacillus thermosulfidooxidans DSM 9293 DNA contains the following:
- a CDS encoding Cof-type HAD-IIB family hydrolase encodes MIACDLDGTLLNQEIHVQPKAAQLLRQLWHNGIHVIIATGRSWRTALKAQQELGITGAIVAHNGAYVFDPSKHPADLYRHGIPRPRAQEMFEWSFRHQAHMRFYLGYQQPVLLTRLPDDYDRWQKPSDRLVSPGTVIPRQPLEILLLGQKSVDQFIQDFGLIGPDYELTIFDHGHYREVNICAPGVTKAEGLEKLAHHYHIARQNILAIGDGLNDVPMLKWAGIGIAVGQGLPECHLVADYVTPTGSDDPVTAAILWAEQQGLLGPLSHQQVF; translated from the coding sequence ATGATTGCATGCGATTTGGATGGCACGCTGTTAAACCAAGAGATTCATGTCCAGCCTAAGGCGGCGCAGTTATTGCGTCAATTATGGCATAATGGCATTCATGTAATTATCGCCACAGGAAGAAGCTGGCGTACGGCACTCAAAGCACAACAAGAACTCGGAATTACCGGAGCCATTGTCGCGCATAACGGTGCCTATGTCTTTGATCCCTCAAAACATCCTGCCGATTTATACCGCCATGGCATTCCCCGGCCCCGGGCTCAAGAAATGTTTGAGTGGTCCTTTCGCCATCAAGCCCATATGCGGTTTTATTTAGGTTATCAACAACCTGTGTTGTTAACTCGGTTGCCTGATGATTATGACCGCTGGCAAAAGCCCAGTGATCGTTTAGTCAGTCCAGGCACTGTGATTCCCCGGCAACCTTTAGAAATTTTGCTGCTGGGACAGAAGAGCGTTGATCAATTTATTCAAGACTTTGGTCTGATTGGCCCCGATTATGAATTGACCATTTTCGATCATGGCCACTACCGAGAGGTCAACATCTGCGCTCCTGGTGTCACCAAAGCGGAAGGATTAGAAAAGCTGGCCCATCACTACCATATTGCCCGCCAAAACATTTTAGCCATTGGCGACGGGCTAAATGATGTCCCTATGCTGAAGTGGGCCGGTATCGGCATCGCGGTGGGTCAGGGATTACCAGAATGCCACCTGGTGGCCGATTACGTCACCCCCACAGGCAGCGATGACCCTGTCACCGCCGCGATTTTATGGGC